In Stenotrophomonas sp. ASS1, the following proteins share a genomic window:
- a CDS encoding ABC transporter ATP-binding protein yields MSTHPTPEEIPMQDESGHELAIRVRGLVNRFGSQTVHEDLDLDVRRGEILGVVGGSGTGKSVLMRSILGLRVPDAGQIEVLGRDARADDTESRLHIERNTGVLFQDGALFSSLTVGENVQVPLKEHHRELPERWHYELALLKVKLAGLPADAINKLPSQLSGGMRKRAGLARALALDPPLLFLDEPTAGLDPIGAAAFDRLIKTLQEALGLTVFLITHDLDTLYAICDRVAVIADRRVVANAPLPDIEKLDHPWIQEYFHGPRARAARGEQIESA; encoded by the coding sequence ATGAGCACGCATCCGACGCCCGAAGAAATTCCCATGCAGGACGAGAGCGGCCACGAGCTGGCCATCCGCGTGCGCGGGCTGGTCAACCGTTTCGGCAGCCAGACCGTGCATGAAGACCTGGACCTGGACGTGCGCCGCGGCGAGATCCTGGGCGTGGTGGGTGGTTCGGGTACCGGCAAATCGGTGCTGATGCGTTCGATCCTCGGCCTGCGCGTGCCCGATGCCGGGCAGATCGAAGTGCTCGGCCGCGACGCGCGTGCCGACGATACCGAGAGCCGCCTGCACATCGAGCGCAACACCGGCGTGCTGTTCCAGGACGGCGCCCTGTTCTCCTCGCTGACCGTGGGCGAGAACGTGCAGGTGCCACTGAAGGAGCACCATCGCGAACTGCCCGAGCGCTGGCATTACGAGCTGGCGCTGCTGAAGGTGAAGTTGGCCGGCCTGCCCGCCGATGCGATCAACAAGCTGCCCTCGCAGTTGTCCGGTGGCATGCGCAAGCGCGCCGGCCTGGCCCGTGCATTGGCGCTGGACCCGCCGCTGCTGTTCCTGGACGAACCGACCGCAGGCCTCGACCCGATCGGTGCGGCTGCATTCGACCGCCTGATCAAGACCCTGCAGGAAGCGCTGGGGCTGACCGTGTTCCTGATCACCCACGACCTGGACACGCTGTACGCGATCTGCGACCGGGTCGCGGTGATAGCCGACCGCAGGGTGGTGGCCAACGCACCCTTGCCTGACATCGAGAAACTGGATCATCCGTGGATCCAGGAATACTTCCACGGACCCCGCGCGCGCGCCGCGCGTGGCGAACAGATCGAGAGTGCCTGA
- a CDS encoding DUF4124 domain-containing protein, with protein sequence MRALSCLGCLLLLASANAVAGPVYKWKDANGVTQYSETPPAGRKFETRAQARSPQAAASAETPAAPVPEQCSTARANLALLEGGGQVMQDTDGDGKADTPLAPEQRSAQKGLAEAAIKAYCPAE encoded by the coding sequence ATGCGTGCCCTGTCCTGCCTTGGATGCCTGCTGTTGTTGGCCAGTGCCAACGCCGTGGCCGGCCCGGTCTATAAATGGAAGGACGCCAATGGCGTGACCCAGTATTCGGAGACCCCGCCGGCGGGCAGGAAGTTCGAGACCCGGGCGCAGGCGCGCAGTCCCCAGGCGGCGGCCAGCGCCGAGACCCCGGCCGCGCCGGTGCCCGAGCAGTGCAGCACCGCCCGCGCCAACCTGGCCCTGCTGGAGGGCGGCGGCCAGGTGATGCAGGACACCGATGGTGATGGCAAGGCCGATACCCCGTTGGCTCCGGAGCAGCGCAGCGCGCAGAAGGGATTGGCTGAAGCCGCCATCAAGGCGTACTGCCCGGCGGAGTGA
- the pssA gene encoding CDP-diacylglycerol--serine O-phosphatidyltransferase, with protein MDPITPPPRSRTIYLLPNLFTTAGLFAGFYAIIAAANGDFVNASIAVFVAAVMDGLDGRVARLTGTSSEFGVQYDSLADLVSFGMAPALVMYHWSLSWLKFDDPLLGRVGWAVAFLYAACAALRLARFNTQVAVVDKRWFVGLASPAAAGLMMSFVWAFADGNLGWDGNQLRYVALAVTIIAALLMVSRIRFWSFKGGGAKGTRSDRVPFLVLALVPVAIAIAVIDLPRVLFAVGILYALSGPVMWAVQRLRKKPEAA; from the coding sequence ATGGACCCGATCACACCGCCGCCGCGTTCGCGCACGATTTACCTGCTGCCCAACCTGTTCACCACCGCCGGCCTGTTTGCCGGCTTCTACGCGATCATCGCCGCGGCCAACGGGGACTTCGTCAACGCCAGCATCGCCGTGTTCGTGGCGGCGGTGATGGATGGCCTGGATGGGCGCGTGGCGCGCCTGACCGGCACCAGCAGCGAATTCGGCGTGCAGTACGACTCGCTGGCCGACCTGGTCAGCTTCGGCATGGCCCCGGCGCTGGTGATGTACCACTGGTCGCTGTCGTGGCTGAAGTTCGACGACCCGCTGCTGGGTCGCGTCGGCTGGGCCGTGGCCTTCCTGTATGCCGCCTGCGCGGCGCTGCGCCTGGCCCGCTTCAATACCCAGGTAGCGGTGGTCGACAAGCGCTGGTTCGTCGGCCTTGCCAGCCCGGCCGCGGCCGGCCTGATGATGTCCTTCGTCTGGGCGTTCGCCGATGGCAACCTGGGCTGGGACGGCAACCAGCTGCGCTACGTGGCGCTGGCGGTGACGATCATCGCGGCGCTGCTGATGGTCAGCCGCATCCGCTTCTGGAGCTTCAAGGGCGGCGGCGCCAAGGGCACCCGCTCCGACCGCGTGCCGTTCCTGGTACTGGCCCTGGTGCCAGTGGCGATCGCCATTGCGGTCATCGACCTGCCGCGCGTGCTGTTCGCGGTGGGCATCCTGTACGCCTTGTCGGGCCCGGTGATGTGGGCCGTGCAGCGCCTGCGCAAGAAGCCCGAGGCCGCGTGA
- a CDS encoding threonine/serine exporter family protein, which produces MSADAHTIPTPQATYAQRVAFVSEIAGRLHSYGTTAQRLETAVVALARQLDLDCEPWSNPTGIILSFSDPAQAIGSSDITRVIRLAPGENDLHKLSVADHIAEEVANGRMSIAQGHTALRQLDKDPGRRGKLRTILSFTLGAAGVAGMWKLPWLDIATAGVIGLMIGLLGMVTDRRPATREAAEALAALLAGLVATLVASFIGALNLNTVIIASLVVLLPGMSLTNAVNELASQHWVSGTARFAGALTTIMKLSVGAMIAVTLADVLGLDPVIRATRPQGPWVEWGSLLTAAFAFAMLFKANRRDYPWVIAASVAGYAISKFGGHAWGAPAGIFLSAMLLTAGGNLFGRLVGRPGAIIRLPGIIMMVPGSTSLRGVLTLVQQQDVGAGQSVFLTVLNVVMALVAGLLFGNLLMPARKTL; this is translated from the coding sequence ATGTCCGCAGACGCTCACACGATCCCCACGCCCCAGGCCACCTACGCGCAGCGCGTGGCCTTCGTTTCCGAGATCGCCGGACGCCTGCACAGCTACGGCACAACGGCCCAGCGCCTGGAAACGGCAGTGGTGGCACTGGCCCGCCAGCTCGATCTGGATTGTGAACCGTGGTCGAATCCCACCGGTATCATCCTCAGCTTCAGCGACCCTGCGCAGGCGATCGGCTCCAGTGACATCACCCGCGTGATCCGCCTGGCCCCCGGCGAGAACGACCTGCACAAGCTCAGCGTGGCCGACCATATCGCCGAGGAAGTGGCCAACGGGCGGATGAGCATCGCCCAGGGCCACACCGCGCTGCGCCAGCTGGACAAGGATCCGGGTCGGCGCGGCAAGCTGCGCACCATCCTCTCATTCACCCTTGGCGCAGCCGGTGTGGCCGGCATGTGGAAGCTGCCGTGGCTGGACATTGCCACCGCCGGTGTCATCGGCCTGATGATCGGCCTGCTCGGCATGGTCACCGACCGTCGCCCGGCCACCCGCGAAGCGGCCGAGGCGCTGGCGGCGCTGCTGGCCGGCCTGGTCGCCACCCTGGTGGCGTCCTTCATCGGCGCGCTCAACCTCAACACGGTGATCATCGCCTCGCTGGTGGTGCTGCTGCCCGGCATGTCGCTGACCAATGCGGTCAATGAGCTGGCCAGCCAGCACTGGGTGTCTGGTACCGCGCGCTTTGCCGGTGCGCTGACCACCATCATGAAGCTCAGCGTCGGCGCGATGATCGCGGTGACCCTGGCCGATGTGCTCGGCCTCGATCCGGTGATCCGCGCCACGCGGCCGCAGGGGCCGTGGGTGGAGTGGGGCTCACTGCTGACCGCGGCGTTTGCCTTCGCGATGCTGTTCAAGGCCAACCGCCGCGATTATCCGTGGGTGATCGCGGCCTCGGTCGCTGGTTATGCGATCTCCAAGTTCGGTGGCCACGCCTGGGGGGCGCCGGCTGGCATCTTCCTGTCGGCGATGCTGCTGACCGCCGGTGGCAATCTGTTCGGCCGCCTCGTCGGCCGCCCGGGCGCAATCATCCGCCTGCCCGGCATCATCATGATGGTGCCCGGCAGCACCAGCCTGCGCGGCGTGCTGACCCTGGTCCAGCAGCAGGACGTGGGCGCCGGCCAGAGCGTGTTCCTCACCGTGCTCAACGTGGTGATGGCGCTGGTCGCTGGCCTGCTGTTCGGCAACCTGCTGATGCCGGCCCGCAAAACCCTGTAA
- a CDS encoding MlaD family protein produces the protein METKANYVLIGAFTLITGLALLAFGLWAAKYSSDRTWQEYRVVFREAVTGLSVGSPVQYNGIAVGSITELNLVPDDPRQVVARIRLNSNTPVKTDTRAKLAITSLTGPSIIQLSGGTPQSPALTTVNKDPAPIIPTTPSALQNITDVANRIVERMDQILSDRNVASINATLANLETISGGLADRDQGTQALLLSARDAARSLDTTLKTTNGTIERLDKNLVQQLPGIIDKLDGTLAKLDSAAGNADSILGENRAAINSFANDGLGQLGPTLTELRGLIRDLRRVSDRLENNPARYLLGRDAPKEFEPK, from the coding sequence ATGGAAACCAAAGCCAACTACGTGCTGATCGGCGCGTTCACCCTGATCACCGGCCTGGCCCTGCTGGCCTTCGGCCTGTGGGCCGCCAAGTACTCTTCCGACCGCACCTGGCAGGAATACCGCGTGGTGTTCCGCGAAGCGGTGACCGGGCTGTCGGTGGGCAGCCCGGTGCAGTACAACGGCATCGCGGTGGGCTCGATCACCGAACTGAACCTGGTACCGGACGACCCGCGCCAGGTGGTCGCGCGCATCCGCCTGAACTCCAACACGCCGGTCAAGACCGATACCCGCGCCAAGCTGGCGATCACCAGCCTGACCGGCCCGTCGATCATCCAGCTCAGCGGTGGCACGCCACAGTCGCCGGCGCTGACCACGGTCAACAAGGACCCGGCGCCGATCATCCCGACCACGCCGTCGGCGCTGCAGAACATCACCGACGTCGCCAACCGCATCGTCGAGCGCATGGACCAGATCCTCAGCGACCGCAACGTGGCTTCGATCAACGCGACACTGGCCAACCTGGAAACCATCAGCGGGGGGTTGGCCGACCGTGACCAGGGCACGCAGGCGCTGCTGCTCAGCGCGCGCGATGCCGCCCGCAGCCTGGACACCACGCTGAAGACCACCAACGGCACCATCGAGCGCCTCGACAAGAACCTGGTGCAGCAGCTGCCCGGCATCATCGACAAGCTCGACGGCACCCTGGCCAAGCTTGATTCGGCCGCCGGCAACGCCGATTCGATCCTTGGCGAGAACCGCGCTGCCATCAACAGCTTCGCCAACGATGGCCTCGGCCAGCTCGGCCCGACGCTGACCGAACTGCGCGGCCTGATCCGCGACCTGCGCCGGGTCAGCGACCGCCTCGAGAACAACCCCGCGCGCTACCTGCTGGGCCGCGACGCACCGAAGGAGTTCGAACCCAAATGA
- the rimI gene encoding ribosomal protein S18-alanine N-acetyltransferase, translating into MSAVSQPGPVSLRALRESDLNAVMAIEVRGYPFPWTRGIFVDCLRAGYPGLAMERDGQLIGYGVLSIAADEAHVLNVCIDPLTQSRGLGRQLLRALVQLAGDRGAQRVFLEVRPSNTPALALYHSEGFNEIGRRPRYYPAAQGREDAVVMAIELVDGDLQAMPPL; encoded by the coding sequence ATGAGTGCGGTCAGCCAGCCCGGTCCGGTCAGCCTGCGCGCGCTGCGCGAGAGCGACCTCAACGCGGTGATGGCGATTGAAGTACGCGGCTATCCGTTTCCCTGGACCCGCGGCATCTTCGTCGACTGCCTGCGTGCGGGCTATCCGGGCCTGGCCATGGAGCGCGATGGCCAGTTGATCGGCTATGGCGTACTCAGCATCGCGGCCGACGAAGCCCATGTGCTGAACGTCTGCATCGACCCGCTGACGCAGTCGCGTGGGCTCGGGCGCCAGCTGCTGCGCGCGCTGGTACAGCTGGCCGGCGACCGGGGTGCGCAGCGTGTGTTCCTGGAAGTGCGTCCGTCCAACACACCCGCGCTGGCCTTGTACCACAGCGAAGGCTTCAACGAGATCGGTCGCCGCCCGCGTTACTACCCGGCCGCACAGGGCCGCGAAGACGCGGTGGTGATGGCGATCGAACTGGTCGACGGCGACCTGCAGGCGATGCCGCCGCTGTAA
- a CDS encoding H-NS histone family protein produces MSIDLTGLSARELGALIRTAKKQQTIVAKRRPITKVRAQLTKLAKTEGYTIEELFGDAPAPRARKVAKAAKAPSKTAGRKLGKVAPKYRNPANPKETWTGRGKQPRWMAELTAKGSKKPEDFLIKKA; encoded by the coding sequence ATGAGCATTGACCTGACCGGCCTGTCGGCACGCGAGCTGGGCGCCCTGATCCGCACCGCCAAGAAACAGCAGACCATCGTCGCCAAGCGCCGGCCGATCACCAAGGTCCGGGCACAGCTGACCAAGCTGGCCAAGACCGAGGGTTACACCATCGAGGAACTGTTTGGCGACGCCCCGGCCCCCCGCGCGCGCAAGGTGGCCAAGGCCGCCAAGGCACCGTCGAAGACCGCTGGCCGCAAGCTGGGCAAGGTTGCGCCGAAGTACCGCAACCCGGCCAATCCGAAGGAAACCTGGACCGGCCGTGGCAAGCAGCCGCGCTGGATGGCCGAGCTGACCGCCAAGGGCAGCAAGAAGCCGGAAGATTTCCTGATCAAGAAGGCCTGA
- a CDS encoding ABC transporter permease, with amino-acid sequence MAQVTPNHAPQLEQDAHDPGVIRLSGTWTLKTALAAAEVLRGVPDTLTGIDATAIEKMDSAGVLQVLRVAHRADLGEDALKFRPDHQALVCTIEEVADDRPKPKRDFGVLAALERLGVSVHATGHNIKALCSFLGENLVKAARLVKEPRRFRLTATVHQMEQVGLDAVPLVALLSYLVGAVIAFLGSTILRDFGAEIYVVELVNIAFLREFAVLLTAIVLAGRTASAFTAQIGAMKAREEIDAMRTLGLDPIDLLVLPRLLALLVTLPLLTFIAMVAGLAGGITVGAFDLDIPPQMYIARMHETMEVRHMLVGLSKAPVFALVIGLIGCLEGLKVEGTAQSVGERTTSSVVQTISLVIIIDAFAALWFMHMDW; translated from the coding sequence ATGGCCCAAGTGACCCCGAACCACGCCCCCCAGCTCGAACAGGATGCCCATGACCCGGGCGTGATCCGCCTGTCCGGCACCTGGACCTTGAAGACCGCGCTGGCCGCGGCCGAAGTCCTGCGCGGCGTTCCCGACACGCTGACCGGCATCGATGCCACCGCCATCGAGAAGATGGATTCGGCCGGCGTGCTGCAGGTGCTGCGCGTGGCCCATCGCGCCGACCTCGGTGAGGACGCACTGAAGTTCCGCCCGGACCACCAGGCGCTGGTGTGCACCATCGAGGAAGTGGCCGACGACCGGCCCAAGCCCAAGCGCGACTTCGGCGTGCTGGCTGCGCTGGAACGGCTGGGTGTCAGCGTCCATGCCACCGGCCACAACATCAAGGCGCTGTGCAGTTTCCTCGGCGAGAACCTGGTCAAGGCCGCGCGCCTGGTCAAGGAACCCCGCCGTTTCCGCCTGACCGCCACCGTGCACCAGATGGAGCAGGTCGGGCTGGATGCGGTACCGCTGGTGGCGCTACTGTCCTACCTGGTCGGCGCGGTGATCGCCTTCCTCGGCTCGACCATCCTGCGCGATTTCGGCGCCGAAATTTACGTGGTCGAGCTGGTCAACATCGCCTTCCTGCGCGAGTTCGCGGTGCTGCTGACCGCGATCGTGCTGGCCGGCCGCACCGCCAGCGCCTTCACCGCGCAGATCGGTGCGATGAAGGCGCGCGAGGAAATCGATGCGATGCGCACCCTGGGCCTGGACCCGATCGACCTGCTGGTGCTGCCACGACTGCTGGCGCTACTGGTCACCCTGCCCCTGCTGACCTTCATCGCCATGGTCGCCGGCCTGGCCGGCGGCATCACGGTGGGTGCGTTCGATCTGGATATTCCGCCACAGATGTACATCGCGCGCATGCACGAGACGATGGAAGTGCGGCACATGCTGGTCGGCCTGTCGAAGGCGCCGGTGTTCGCGCTGGTGATCGGCCTGATCGGCTGCCTGGAAGGCCTGAAGGTCGAAGGCACGGCGCAGTCGGTTGGCGAACGCACCACCTCCAGCGTGGTGCAGACCATCTCGCTGGTGATCATCATCGACGCCTTCGCGGCGTTGTGGTTCATGCACATGGACTGGTGA
- a CDS encoding EamA family transporter codes for MPLSIFLLVLAAAALHASWNAIVKRGPDKFLGTVLVTGSAALLSAAALPFLPFPAAHSWPWLGASVLLQVTYYGLVARCYQQVDMSLAYPLMRGSAPILVALAGTLLGEQLPPAAWLGVVLVSTGILCMALGARGGQLRLPLLTAAMIATYTLVDAQGARQSGSALSYTLWLFLLSGIPLPLWALYTRRGAVLDYARQHWPLGLAGGVGTTASYAMALWAMTQAPVAMVSALRESSILFALLISVFLLRERIPRARWLAAALIVGGVLALRLA; via the coding sequence ATGCCGCTTTCCATCTTCCTGCTGGTTCTCGCCGCTGCAGCCCTGCACGCCAGCTGGAACGCGATCGTCAAACGCGGGCCGGACAAGTTCCTCGGCACCGTGCTGGTCACCGGCAGCGCCGCACTGCTGTCGGCGGCTGCCCTGCCCTTCCTGCCATTTCCCGCCGCGCACAGCTGGCCGTGGCTGGGCGCGTCGGTGCTGCTGCAGGTGACCTACTACGGCCTGGTCGCACGCTGTTACCAGCAGGTCGACATGAGCCTGGCCTACCCGCTGATGCGTGGCAGCGCGCCGATCCTGGTCGCGTTGGCGGGCACCCTGCTCGGCGAGCAGCTGCCACCGGCAGCGTGGCTGGGCGTGGTGCTGGTCAGCACCGGCATCCTGTGCATGGCGCTGGGCGCGCGTGGCGGTCAGCTGCGCCTGCCGCTGCTGACCGCGGCGATGATCGCCACCTACACGCTGGTCGATGCGCAGGGCGCGCGTCAGTCCGGCAGCGCACTCAGCTATACGTTGTGGCTGTTCCTGCTGTCGGGCATTCCACTGCCACTGTGGGCGCTGTACACGCGCCGCGGCGCGGTGCTGGACTATGCGCGGCAGCACTGGCCGCTGGGGCTGGCCGGTGGCGTCGGCACCACCGCCTCGTATGCGATGGCGTTGTGGGCAATGACCCAGGCGCCGGTGGCGATGGTCTCGGCGTTGCGCGAATCGTCGATCCTGTTCGCGTTGCTGATCTCGGTGTTCCTGCTGCGCGAACGGATTCCGCGCGCGCGCTGGCTGGCGGCGGCGTTGATCGTCGGGGGTGTGTTGGCACTGCGGCTGGCGTGA
- a CDS encoding proline--tRNA ligase — protein MRLSQFHLHTTKETPSDAELTSHRLMLRAGMIRKLASGLYTWSPLGLRVLRKVERIVREEMDRAGAVEFQIPTIQPKELWEQTGRWQKFGPQLLKIKDRKDQVFCYSPTAEEAACDFARSELSSYKQLPVNFYQVQTKFRDEIRPRFGVMRSREFLMKDAYSFHLHDECLVREYENMKSAYSRIFTRLGLDFRMVQADSGAIGGDASQEFHVIADSGEDALVFSTGSDYAANMEAAIAADPAPRAAASEAMRKVDTPTQKTCEDVAALLGIDLQRTVKSVALIAGEGKAQQFVLLLVRGDHEVNEIKLAKVAGLDEQRFASEAEIAEHLGSVPGFLGPVAPTKAIRVVADREVAAMSDFVVGANEAGFHLAGVNWGRDLPEPEVADIRNVRAGDRALDGGELKIARGIEVGHVFQLGRKYAEALDATVLDENGKAAVMAMGCYGIGISRVVAAAIEQNHDDAGIIWPDAMAPWQVVVCVINPKGDAAVADAAANLLQELRDAGLDAALDDRGLRPGAMFADMELIGIPHRVVVSERGLAAGTYEYRSRRASEAESLDKATLLQRLQG, from the coding sequence ATGCGCCTCTCCCAGTTTCACCTGCACACCACCAAGGAAACCCCCAGCGACGCCGAGCTGACCAGCCACCGGCTGATGCTGCGCGCGGGCATGATCCGCAAGCTGGCATCGGGCCTGTACACCTGGTCGCCGCTGGGCCTGCGCGTGCTGCGCAAGGTCGAGCGCATCGTGCGCGAGGAAATGGACCGCGCCGGTGCCGTGGAATTCCAGATCCCGACCATCCAGCCGAAGGAACTGTGGGAGCAGACCGGCCGCTGGCAGAAGTTCGGCCCGCAGCTGTTGAAGATCAAGGACCGCAAGGACCAGGTGTTCTGCTACAGCCCGACCGCCGAAGAAGCCGCCTGCGACTTCGCGCGCAGCGAGCTGTCCAGCTACAAGCAGCTGCCGGTCAACTTCTACCAGGTGCAGACCAAGTTCCGCGACGAGATCCGTCCGCGCTTCGGCGTGATGCGTTCGCGCGAGTTCCTGATGAAGGACGCCTATTCGTTCCACCTGCACGATGAGTGCCTGGTACGCGAGTACGAGAACATGAAGTCGGCCTACAGCCGCATCTTCACCCGACTCGGCCTGGATTTCCGCATGGTGCAGGCCGACTCCGGCGCGATCGGCGGTGATGCCTCGCAGGAGTTCCACGTCATCGCCGATTCCGGCGAAGACGCGCTGGTGTTCTCCACCGGTTCGGACTACGCGGCCAACATGGAAGCGGCAATCGCTGCCGATCCGGCACCGCGTGCGGCCGCCAGCGAAGCCATGCGCAAGGTCGATACCCCCACCCAGAAGACCTGCGAGGATGTCGCGGCGCTGCTCGGCATCGACCTGCAGCGCACGGTGAAATCGGTGGCGCTGATCGCCGGCGAAGGCAAGGCACAGCAGTTCGTGCTGCTGCTGGTACGCGGCGACCATGAGGTCAACGAGATCAAGCTGGCCAAGGTTGCCGGCCTGGACGAACAGCGCTTCGCCAGTGAGGCGGAAATCGCCGAGCACCTGGGCAGCGTGCCGGGCTTCCTCGGCCCGGTCGCCCCGACGAAGGCCATCCGCGTGGTGGCCGATCGCGAAGTGGCGGCGATGTCCGACTTCGTCGTCGGCGCCAACGAAGCCGGTTTCCACCTGGCTGGCGTCAACTGGGGCCGCGACCTGCCGGAACCGGAAGTGGCCGACATCCGCAACGTGCGTGCCGGTGACCGCGCGCTGGACGGTGGTGAACTGAAGATCGCCCGTGGCATCGAAGTCGGCCACGTGTTCCAGCTCGGCCGCAAGTACGCCGAAGCGCTGGATGCCACCGTTCTGGACGAGAACGGCAAGGCGGCGGTGATGGCGATGGGCTGCTATGGCATCGGTATCTCGCGCGTGGTGGCTGCCGCGATCGAACAGAACCATGACGATGCCGGCATCATCTGGCCGGACGCGATGGCGCCGTGGCAGGTGGTGGTGTGCGTGATCAACCCGAAGGGTGACGCCGCCGTGGCCGACGCCGCGGCCAACCTGCTGCAGGAGCTGCGCGATGCGGGCCTGGACGCGGCACTCGACGACCGTGGCCTGCGCCCGGGCGCGATGTTCGCCGACATGGAACTGATCGGCATCCCGCACCGCGTGGTGGTGAGCGAACGTGGTCTGGCCGCCGGCACCTACGAGTACCGCTCGCGTCGTGCCAGCGAAGCGGAAAGCCTGGACAAGGCCACCCTGCTGCAGCGCCTGCAGGGTTGA